The following are encoded together in the Tripterygium wilfordii isolate XIE 37 chromosome 18, ASM1340144v1, whole genome shotgun sequence genome:
- the LOC119984094 gene encoding uncharacterized protein LOC119984094 isoform X1: MASKLSSTSCSFVSPYGSSLLGTRRISQVIFCFGVSVRRLLAHMNLKQRPFDGQQCDAQQIRNAKVKLCNICGEVKVRGTVTKRGKVVFASSEDRSQFVELQPDVSLDERHHANATANPPSSGSLIQVERTDGKPGLISFYNRPYGRNIEIISSDTQRGQSSLLWFIAPSVLVASFIFPSLYLRKILSTVFEDSLLTDFLILFFTEALFYSGVAIFLLLLDRVRRPIQPAADDNKTLAPQLAQRISSVAVLVLSLIIPMVTMGLVWPWTGPAASATLAPYLVGIVIQFAFEQYARYWKSPSSPVIPVIFQVYRLHQLNRATQLVTALSFTVRGAEMTSHNMAINSSLGTLLNVLQFLGVVCIWSLSSLFMRFFPSSLVDA; the protein is encoded by the exons ATGGCTTCCAAACTCAGTTCTACTTCATGCTCTTTTGTGTCGCCTTATGGTTCTTCTCTTTTGGGTACCAGGAGAATTTCGCag gtaattttttgttttggtgtcTCTGTACGGCGATTACTGGCCCAT ATGAACCTAAAACAAAGACCATTCGATGGCCAGCAATGTGATGCCCAGCAGATTAGAAATGCTAAAG TCAAGTTATGCAATATCTGTGGAGAGGTAAAGGTGAGGGGAACAGTTACAAAGAGGGGAAAGGTTGTGTTTGCTAGCTCTGAAGACCGCTCACAATTTGTTGAGCTCCAACCAGATGTTTCACTGGATGAACGTCACCATGCTAATGCGACAGCCAACCCTCCTTCAAGTGGTTCACTCATTCAAGTTGAGAGAACTGATGGAAAACCAGGTTTAATTTCATTTTACAATCGACCATATGGCAGAAACATTGAGATCATTTCATCTGATACCCAAAGGGGTCAGAGCAGCCTGTTGTGGTTCATTGCCCCTTCTGTGCTTGTGGCCTCTTTCATttttccctcactttatttGCGGAAGATACTGTCCACTGTATTTGAGGACTCTCTGCTGACAG ATTTCCTGATATTGTTCTTCACTGAAGCTCTTTTCTACTCCGGCGTtgccatttttcttctcctaCTAGACCGTGTAAGGAGACCCATTCAGCCTGCTGCAGATGATAACAAAACCCTAGCTCCTCAACTTGCGCAGCGAATTTCTTCTGTTGCTGTGCTGGTACTCAGTCTTATAATTCCCATGGTGACAATGGGTTTGGTATGGCCATGGACCGGCCCTGCTGCTTCTGCTACACTTGCTCCATACCTGGTTGGTATCGTTATCCAATTTGCATTTGAGCAGTACGCTAGATATTGGAAGTCACCTTCATCGCCCGTTATCCCAGTCATATTTCAG GTTTACAGATTGCATCAGCTGAACAGAGCAACACAATTGGTGACAGCTCTTTCATTCACAGTGAGAGGAGCTGAAATGACCTCTCATAACATGGCAATAAACAGCTCGCTCGGTACACTTCTGAATGTCCTTCAATTTCTTGGGGTTGTCTGCATCTGGTCACTTTCTAGTCTCTTCATGCGGTTCTTCCCTTCCTCTCTTGTGGATGCCTAA
- the LOC119984094 gene encoding uncharacterized protein LOC119984094 isoform X2: protein MASKLSSTSCSFVSPYGSSLLGTRRISQMNLKQRPFDGQQCDAQQIRNAKVKLCNICGEVKVRGTVTKRGKVVFASSEDRSQFVELQPDVSLDERHHANATANPPSSGSLIQVERTDGKPGLISFYNRPYGRNIEIISSDTQRGQSSLLWFIAPSVLVASFIFPSLYLRKILSTVFEDSLLTDFLILFFTEALFYSGVAIFLLLLDRVRRPIQPAADDNKTLAPQLAQRISSVAVLVLSLIIPMVTMGLVWPWTGPAASATLAPYLVGIVIQFAFEQYARYWKSPSSPVIPVIFQVYRLHQLNRATQLVTALSFTVRGAEMTSHNMAINSSLGTLLNVLQFLGVVCIWSLSSLFMRFFPSSLVDA from the exons ATGGCTTCCAAACTCAGTTCTACTTCATGCTCTTTTGTGTCGCCTTATGGTTCTTCTCTTTTGGGTACCAGGAGAATTTCGCag ATGAACCTAAAACAAAGACCATTCGATGGCCAGCAATGTGATGCCCAGCAGATTAGAAATGCTAAAG TCAAGTTATGCAATATCTGTGGAGAGGTAAAGGTGAGGGGAACAGTTACAAAGAGGGGAAAGGTTGTGTTTGCTAGCTCTGAAGACCGCTCACAATTTGTTGAGCTCCAACCAGATGTTTCACTGGATGAACGTCACCATGCTAATGCGACAGCCAACCCTCCTTCAAGTGGTTCACTCATTCAAGTTGAGAGAACTGATGGAAAACCAGGTTTAATTTCATTTTACAATCGACCATATGGCAGAAACATTGAGATCATTTCATCTGATACCCAAAGGGGTCAGAGCAGCCTGTTGTGGTTCATTGCCCCTTCTGTGCTTGTGGCCTCTTTCATttttccctcactttatttGCGGAAGATACTGTCCACTGTATTTGAGGACTCTCTGCTGACAG ATTTCCTGATATTGTTCTTCACTGAAGCTCTTTTCTACTCCGGCGTtgccatttttcttctcctaCTAGACCGTGTAAGGAGACCCATTCAGCCTGCTGCAGATGATAACAAAACCCTAGCTCCTCAACTTGCGCAGCGAATTTCTTCTGTTGCTGTGCTGGTACTCAGTCTTATAATTCCCATGGTGACAATGGGTTTGGTATGGCCATGGACCGGCCCTGCTGCTTCTGCTACACTTGCTCCATACCTGGTTGGTATCGTTATCCAATTTGCATTTGAGCAGTACGCTAGATATTGGAAGTCACCTTCATCGCCCGTTATCCCAGTCATATTTCAG GTTTACAGATTGCATCAGCTGAACAGAGCAACACAATTGGTGACAGCTCTTTCATTCACAGTGAGAGGAGCTGAAATGACCTCTCATAACATGGCAATAAACAGCTCGCTCGGTACACTTCTGAATGTCCTTCAATTTCTTGGGGTTGTCTGCATCTGGTCACTTTCTAGTCTCTTCATGCGGTTCTTCCCTTCCTCTCTTGTGGATGCCTAA